From a single Oreochromis niloticus isolate F11D_XX linkage group LG3, O_niloticus_UMD_NMBU, whole genome shotgun sequence genomic region:
- the LOC109200812 gene encoding uncharacterized protein LOC109200812 isoform X3: protein MPMSCCVYGCSSRSTRETDKRYFRVPKIAQRRGEKWKILTEKRRKKWILNLRLQSGGAESANARVCSDHFVRGCPSALDDEESEDWAPTVNLGYERKPRSESVLKREKRMKLKAEQHRCAEAILDMQQTAESPDLSLVTVENPELQLPAENPQPEDFSVNETFTYPVFLPGPVTFLLCECVGVWA, encoded by the exons ATGCCTATGTCCTGTTGTGTTTACGGATGCTCCAGTAGGTCGACCAGAGAAACCGATAAACGGTATTTTAGGGTACCAAAAATAGCCCAacgaagaggagaaaaatggaaaattctaACCGAAAAACGTAggaaaaaatggattttaaatttaCGTTTACAGTCGGGAGGAGCAGAGTCTGCCAATGCCCGTGTCTGCAGCGACCACTTCGTCAGAG GCTGCCCAAGTGCTTTGGATGACGAAGAGTCGGAGGACTGGGCTCCGACGGTCAATCTCGGCTACGAACGAAAACCCAGATCGGAATCAGTTCTCAAACGAGAGAAAAGAATGAAGCTTAAGGCAGAACAGCATCGATGTGCAGAGGCGATTTTGGATATGCAACAGACGGCTGAGAGCCCGGATTTGAGCCTAGTGACAGTGGAGAACCCCGAACTGCAGCTTCCAGCTGAGAATCCACAACCAGAAGACTTCAGTGTGAATGAGACATTCACTTATCCAG TTTTCCTCCCCGGACCTGTGACCTTCCTGCTGTGCGAATGTGTGGGAGTTTGGGCGTGA
- the LOC109200812 gene encoding uncharacterized protein LOC109200812 isoform X1 — MPMSCCVYGCSSRSTRETDKRYFRVPKIAQRRGEKWKILTEKRRKKWILNLRLQSGGAESANARVCSDHFVRGCPSALDDEESEDWAPTVNLGYERKPRSESVLKREKRMKLKAEQHRCAEAILDMQQTAESPDLSLVTVENPELQLPAENPQPEDFSVNETFTYPDLSWSPSLNSLPCKATCVLYSFSPLCLGGAHCGPQTCS; from the exons ATGCCTATGTCCTGTTGTGTTTACGGATGCTCCAGTAGGTCGACCAGAGAAACCGATAAACGGTATTTTAGGGTACCAAAAATAGCCCAacgaagaggagaaaaatggaaaattctaACCGAAAAACGTAggaaaaaatggattttaaatttaCGTTTACAGTCGGGAGGAGCAGAGTCTGCCAATGCCCGTGTCTGCAGCGACCACTTCGTCAGAG GCTGCCCAAGTGCTTTGGATGACGAAGAGTCGGAGGACTGGGCTCCGACGGTCAATCTCGGCTACGAACGAAAACCCAGATCGGAATCAGTTCTCAAACGAGAGAAAAGAATGAAGCTTAAGGCAGAACAGCATCGATGTGCAGAGGCGATTTTGGATATGCAACAGACGGCTGAGAGCCCGGATTTGAGCCTAGTGACAGTGGAGAACCCCGAACTGCAGCTTCCAGCTGAGAATCCACAACCAGAAGACTTCAGTGTGAATGAGACATTCACTTATCCAG ATCTATCATGGTCCCCGTCTTTGAACAGCCTGCCCTGCAAGGCTACATGTGTTTTATATTCCTTCTCTCCtctctgcctgggcggagctcactgTGGCCCACAAACCTGTTCGTGA
- the LOC109200812 gene encoding uncharacterized protein LOC109200812 isoform X2 yields MPMSCCVYGCSSRSTRETDKRYFRVPKIAQRRGEKWKILTEKRRKKWILNLRLQSGGAESANARVCSDHFVRGCPSALDDEESEDWAPTVNLGYERKPRSESVLKREKRMKLKAEQHRCAEAILDMQQTAESPDLSLVTVENPELQLPAENPQPEDFSVNETFTYPVSSMFTSALHSKIALPPHVIRTT; encoded by the exons ATGCCTATGTCCTGTTGTGTTTACGGATGCTCCAGTAGGTCGACCAGAGAAACCGATAAACGGTATTTTAGGGTACCAAAAATAGCCCAacgaagaggagaaaaatggaaaattctaACCGAAAAACGTAggaaaaaatggattttaaatttaCGTTTACAGTCGGGAGGAGCAGAGTCTGCCAATGCCCGTGTCTGCAGCGACCACTTCGTCAGAG GCTGCCCAAGTGCTTTGGATGACGAAGAGTCGGAGGACTGGGCTCCGACGGTCAATCTCGGCTACGAACGAAAACCCAGATCGGAATCAGTTCTCAAACGAGAGAAAAGAATGAAGCTTAAGGCAGAACAGCATCGATGTGCAGAGGCGATTTTGGATATGCAACAGACGGCTGAGAGCCCGGATTTGAGCCTAGTGACAGTGGAGAACCCCGAACTGCAGCTTCCAGCTGAGAATCCACAACCAGAAGACTTCAGTGTGAATGAGACATTCACTTATCCAG TGTCCTCCATGTTTACTTCCGCCCTCCACTCAAAAATCGCGCTGCCTCCGCACGTCATCAGAACCACGTGA